Proteins co-encoded in one Cynocephalus volans isolate mCynVol1 chromosome 11, mCynVol1.pri, whole genome shotgun sequence genomic window:
- the LOC134391345 gene encoding proteasome subunit alpha type-7-like: MSSRYDKAITVFSPDGHLLQVEYAQEAVKKGSTVVGIRGTNIVVLGVEKKSVAKLQDERTVRKICALDDHVCMAFAGLTADARVVINRARVECQSHKLTVEDPVTVEYITRFIATLKQKYTQSNGRRPFGISALIVGFDDDGIPRLYQTDPSGTYHAWKANAIGRSAKTVREFLEKNYTEDAVADDNEAIKLAIRALLEVVQSGGRNIELAVIRRNQPLKMFSAKEIELQVTEIEKEKEEAEKKKSKKST, from the coding sequence ATGTCATCTCGGTACGACAAGGCAATCACCGTTTTCTCCCCAGATGGACACCTTTTACAAGTGGAATATGCCCAGGAAGCGGTGAAGAAAGGATCCACTGTGGTCGGAATTCGAGGTACCAATATAGTTGTGCTTGgggtagaaaaaaaatctgttgccAAGCTTCAAGATGAAAGAACTGTGAGGAAAATTTGTGCCCTTGATGACCACGTCTGTATGGCTTTTGCAGGACTGACTGCTGATGCTAGAGTAGTAATAAACAGAGCCCGTGTGGAGTGCCAGAGCCATAAGCTTACAGTTGAGGACCCAGTCACTGTAGAATATATAACTCGCTTCATAGCAACTTTAAAGCAGAAgtatacccagagcaatggacGAAGACCTTTTGGTATTTCTGCCTTAATTGTAGGTTTTGATGATGATGGTATCCCAAGATTATATCAGACAGACCCCTCTGGTACTTATCATGCTTGGAAGGCAAATGCAATAGGCCGAAGTGCTAAAACTGTTCGAGAATTTCTAGAAAAGAATTACACAGAAGATGCTGTAGCAGATGACAATGAAGCTATCAAATTAGCAATAAGAGCTTTGCTAGAAGTTGTCCAGTCTGGTGGGAGAAACATTGAGCTTGCCGTAATAAGAAGAAATCAACCTTTGAAGATGTTTAGCGCCAAAGAAATTGAATTACAAGTAactgaaatagaaaaggaaaaggaagaagcagagaagaaaaaatcaaagaagtCTACCTAA